A window of Tripterygium wilfordii isolate XIE 37 chromosome 7, ASM1340144v1, whole genome shotgun sequence contains these coding sequences:
- the LOC120001540 gene encoding DNA polymerase epsilon subunit C-like, with protein sequence MASTKKSREENEKKKRKNDIKESPRKSNVKLPKTEKKGIKKSSNGKASETDVVVTDGSEEQSQTPKKSSHRNQVANGNVRKPSKIEKKRKGEEKDQEFENGKEDSKLCRFPMNRIKRMVSDENPALKIKQEALFLVNKATEKFLEQFCEEAYEFSVRDRRKSLGYKQLASVVSQERRFDFLSDFVPEKVRAEDAMAERKLAEIGQGEES encoded by the exons ATGGCCTCCACGAAGAAAAGCAGAGAAGAAAACGAGAAGAAGAAACGGAAGAATGACATCAAAGAAAGTCCAAGGAAATCGAATGTAAAGTTGCCGAAGACAGAAAAGAAAGGCATCAAGAAGAGTAGCAATGGTAAGGCAAGCGAAACTGACGTTGTCGTAACCGATGGTTCGGAGGAACAAAGCCAAACACCCAAAAAGAGCAGCCACAGAAATCAAGTCGCCAACGGCAACGTCAGGAAACCCAGTAAGATCGAAAAGAAacgaaaaggagaagaaaaagatcaaGAATTTGAAAATGGGAAAGAAGACTCCAAGTTATGTAGATTTCCGATGAATCGTATAAAGCGGATGGTTAGCGATGAAAATCCAGCTTTAAAGATCAAGCAAGAAGCTTTATTTCTCGTCAACAAAGCCACG GAGAAATTCCTTGAGCAGTTTTGTGAAGAGGCTTACGAATTTTCTGTCAGGGACCGCAGGAAGTCTCTGGGTTACAAGCAACTAG CATCGGTCGTCAGCCAAGAAAGGAGATTTGACTTCCTTTCGG ATTTTGTTCCTGAGAAAGTTAGGGCTGAGGATGCTATGGCTGAGAGAAAATTGGCTGAAATAGGGCAAGGAGAGGAGTCATGA
- the LOC120001539 gene encoding fasciclin-like arabinogalactan protein 12: MLKQALFTSSLIFLCLLHCSILVLAQSPALAPAPSGPTNVTKILEKAGAFSVLIRLLKSTQMISQLNSQLNDSNNEMTIFAPSDSGFSSLKTGTLNSLTDQQQVELLQFHMIPNYLTMSQFQTVSNPLRTEAGGDNSGRFAFNITTTGNSVNITTGLTNTSVSGTVYTDGQLAIYQVDKVLLPIDVFTPKPPPAPAPAPAKPKKKHISESPSTAADASGAVSNYILITFNAVVVYGVAVVAAMFVTL, from the coding sequence ATGTTGAAGCAAGCTCTCTTCACATCCTCGCTCATCTTCCTCTGCCTTCTCCACTGCTCCATATTAGTCCTAGCTCAATCTCCAGCGCTTGCTCCGGCACCTTCTGGCCCAACCAATGTCACCAAAATCCTCGAAAAGGCCGGTGCGTTCTCGGTCCTTATTCGCCTCCTGAAATCCACCCAAATGATTAGTCAACTCAATAGCCAACTCAATGATTCAAACAATGAAATGACCATCTTCGCGCCCTCCGATAGCGGGTTTTCAAGCCTAAAAACAGGCACCCTGAACTCCCTAACCGATCAACAACAAGTTGAGCTGCTGCAATTTCACATGATTCCCAATTACCTCACAATGTCACAATTCCAAACTGTGAGTAACCCATTAAGGACAGAAGCTGGAGGAGATAATAGTGGCAGATTTGCATTCAACATCACCACTACAGGAAATTCAGTGAATATAACAACTGGCCTTACAAACACCAGTGTTTCTGGTACAGTTTACACGGATGGTCAGCTAGCTATTTATCAAGTGGACAAAGTGTTGCTTCCTATTGACGTTTTCACTCCTAAGCCTCCTCCCGCCCCGGCCCCGGCACCAGCGAAGCCTAAGAAGAAGCATATTTCGGAGAGTCCAAGTACTGCAGCGGATGCTTCTGGTGCAGTGAGTAATTACATTCTCATCACGTTTAATGCGGTGGTGGTGTATGGAGTTGCAGTTGTTGCTGCAATGTTCGTTACTTTGTGA